The Saccharomonospora glauca K62 genome has a segment encoding these proteins:
- a CDS encoding response regulator codes for MIRVLIADDQDMVRAGFRMILGAQSDIEVVADVSDGVEAVRQARELRPDVCLLDIRMPGLDGLEATRQLAGPDVADPLKVVVVTTFDLDEYVHAALQGGASGFLLKDAGPALLIEAVRAAARGDALVSPQVTVRLLKHFGTSPASSRATPTVELTPRELDVVRAAARGLTNSEIGAELYLSLSTVKTHLASVQNKLGVRNRVEIAAWAWRNGIMDE; via the coding sequence GTGATCCGGGTACTGATCGCCGACGACCAGGACATGGTGCGCGCGGGCTTTCGAATGATCCTCGGGGCGCAGTCGGACATCGAGGTCGTGGCCGATGTCAGCGACGGGGTGGAAGCCGTGAGGCAGGCACGGGAACTTCGGCCGGACGTGTGCCTGCTCGACATCCGGATGCCGGGGCTCGACGGCCTCGAAGCAACCCGGCAACTCGCGGGGCCCGACGTGGCCGACCCGCTCAAGGTCGTCGTCGTCACCACGTTCGACCTCGACGAGTACGTGCATGCGGCGCTGCAGGGCGGGGCCTCCGGGTTCCTGCTGAAGGACGCGGGACCGGCACTGTTGATCGAGGCCGTACGCGCGGCCGCACGGGGTGACGCGCTCGTGTCACCACAGGTGACGGTACGACTGCTGAAGCACTTCGGCACCAGCCCCGCGTCGAGTCGAGCCACCCCTACCGTGGAGCTGACGCCACGCGAGCTCGACGTCGTACGAGCGGCGGCGCGGGGGCTGACCAACAGCGAGATCGGCGCCGAGCTGTACCTGTCCCTGTCCACCGTGAAGACCCACCTCGCCTCGGTGCAGAACAAGC